From one Plectropomus leopardus isolate mb chromosome 8, YSFRI_Pleo_2.0, whole genome shotgun sequence genomic stretch:
- the slc66a1 gene encoding lysosomal amino acid transporter 1 homolog: protein MWTEEDPTRGQFGVTTDGNFTSLCPNGSKWVWEGLGECAQDARDMASVYLGLLSILCFMVSSLPQYYSSCRTGNMDSALSIWFLLLWLGGDTCNLVGSFLADQLPLQTYTAIYYVIADLVMLGMYLYYKMRNRMAESRRVLLVVGVTCLLGFTTRLANLPGLGTQQEVIPSGFRSRTLLSTSDSNHIKAFTPKEIIGFSIGSVSSVLYLCSRLPQMYTNFKRKSTEGVSYFLFALVILGNTTYGLSVLLKNPDWDQSESSYIVHHLPWLIGSLGTLSLDLIISVQFMIYRKANAEVDGNTDETTPLIVN, encoded by the exons ATGTGGACAGAAGAAGACCCCACACGTGGTCAATTTGGAGTGACCACTGACGGAAACTTCACTTCCCTGTGCCCTAATGGGTCCAAGTGGGTTTGGGAGGGACTTGGAGAATGTGCCCAAGATGCCAGGGATATGGCCAGCGTCTACCTAGGCCTCCTGTCCATCCTCTGCTTCATGGTGTCTTCACTTCC ACAATATTACAGCTCGTGTAGAACAGGGAATATGGACAGTGCCCTCTCCATTTGgtttctgctgctgtggttGGGAGGTGACACCTGCAATCTGGTGGGCTCCTTCTTGGCCGACCAGCTTCCACTTCAG ACATATACAGCCATTTATTACGTCATAGCTGACTTGGTGATGCTGGGAATGTACTTGTACTACAAGATGAGGAACAGAATGGCTGaaa GCAGGAGGGTTTTGCTTGTGGTTGGTGTAACCTGTCTCCTCGGTTTCACCACAAGGCTCGCCAACCTCCCCGGGCTCGGCACCCAACAGGAAGTTATTCCGTCTGGGTTCAGAAGTCGCACCTTGCTCTCAACCTCTGACAGTAATCATATCAAG GCTTTTACCCCTAAAGAGATTATTGGTTTCTCCATTGGCTCAGTGTCGTCAGTGCTTTACCTCTGCTCCAGACTTCCCCAGATGTACACTAAT TTCAAGAGGAAGTCGACAGAAGGAGTTTCTTACTTCCTGTTTGCGCTGGTCATACTGGGAAACACTACATATGGTCTGAGTGTCCTGCTTAAGAACCCCGATTGGGACCAGAGCGAGAGCAGCTACATAGTCCATCACTTGCCCTGGCTCATCGGCAGCCTCGGCACCCTCTCCTTGGACCTCATT ATCTCTGTCCAGTTCATGATTTATCGCAAAGCTAATGCAGAGGTGGACGGGAACACCGATGAGACAACGCCTCTTATTGTGAACTAA